One Nonomuraea angiospora DNA segment encodes these proteins:
- a CDS encoding TetR/AcrR family transcriptional regulator, whose protein sequence is MGRPRKFEEERAVEAAMRAFWSAGFEATSTADLCAATGLGRSSIYNTFASKHDLFVKALNRYTEQRNAALAETLDADLPLKEKIRTVLWWAVDPEPGEPPGCLVVNSMTELAPHDPEIAELLRRDNDRRREMVRAAIETGRSRGEIGQDRDPLALAHFVFATVSGLRVAARGGTDRDGLESIAKTALGVF, encoded by the coding sequence ATGGGGCGACCAAGGAAGTTCGAGGAGGAACGCGCCGTCGAGGCGGCGATGCGCGCGTTCTGGTCCGCGGGCTTCGAGGCCACCTCGACGGCGGACCTGTGCGCGGCCACCGGGCTCGGGCGCAGCAGCATCTACAACACCTTCGCCAGCAAGCACGACCTGTTCGTGAAGGCCCTGAACCGCTACACAGAGCAGCGCAACGCCGCGCTCGCCGAGACGCTGGACGCCGACCTGCCGCTCAAGGAGAAGATCAGGACCGTCCTGTGGTGGGCCGTCGACCCCGAGCCCGGCGAGCCGCCCGGCTGCCTGGTGGTCAACTCGATGACCGAGCTGGCCCCGCACGACCCCGAGATCGCCGAGCTGCTGCGGCGTGACAACGACAGGCGGCGGGAGATGGTGCGCGCCGCCATCGAGACCGGCCGCTCGCGGGGCGAGATCGGCCAGGACCGGGACCCGCTCGCGCTGGCGCACTTCGTCTTCGCCACCGTCAGCGGCCTGCGCGTGGCCGCGCGGGGCGGGACGGACCGGGACGGGCTCGAGTCGATCGCGAAAACCGCCCTGGGCGTTTTCTGA
- a CDS encoding serine/threonine-protein kinase has protein sequence MAADRLLSGPGAEGGAPSGAPQSQGRLIGRRYRLMSPVGRGGMGMVWHAHDVLLDRDVAVKELILPFGLDHSGMQVAHRRVLREARSAARLTHPGIVTVHDVVEEDGRPWIVMELVRAWSLEQAVRQSGPLPVLQAAEIGIRVLDALRHAHSAGILHRDIKPGNVLLTQDRVVLTDFGIAAIEGDVTITQTGLLMGSPAYIPPERLSGQAITQAADLWSFGATLYAALEGRPPYEGPDPVAVLGAVLTQDPIAPQRAGSLTPVIEGLLRKDPAQRLTSDQVIEMLEAVLRAHGSVRPRPAEPPPVTGPAPGDTPASGLLESPSGPHLANMPSRIVETPSGPIRVPYDPLSSPSGGHAMPYDGLTSPSGSHRTDQLVPPPPEFGGPSGARSAFGMPSGPHRVPRGQGDDSGPQPAPILPLTTDSRTSSTATPWPLASAEDLREQSRDLSRDLGHNRLATLPSTAPRTGKSRRRPDEDDGTWVRRGRPTPLTIISAVLAVAAVVAAVVFFMPSGSPSQVTATPRTATSASAEPGNAEPSPIPSGYTEHGTAGFAAAVPAGWKPATSGGVTTFSGPKDSGMRIMVQKVSPQTDGGLSELGRQEAKGGVEGYIQVQLQAVGYRGWQAADWEYTYTTASGVPMHALTRYVTIDDITAYKITFDLPELKWDDQAETRKVFLDTFRRDG, from the coding sequence ATGGCAGCCGACCGCTTGCTCAGCGGCCCCGGCGCGGAAGGAGGCGCCCCGAGCGGCGCCCCGCAGAGCCAGGGCCGTCTGATCGGCCGGCGTTACCGGCTCATGTCGCCTGTCGGCCGGGGCGGCATGGGCATGGTGTGGCACGCCCACGACGTCCTGCTCGACCGGGACGTGGCGGTCAAGGAGCTGATCCTCCCGTTCGGGCTCGACCACTCGGGCATGCAGGTGGCCCACCGGCGCGTGCTGCGCGAGGCCAGGTCGGCCGCGCGGCTGACGCATCCCGGCATCGTCACCGTGCACGACGTGGTCGAGGAGGACGGCCGCCCGTGGATCGTGATGGAGCTGGTCCGCGCGTGGTCCCTGGAGCAGGCCGTCCGCCAGAGCGGGCCGCTGCCGGTGCTGCAGGCGGCCGAGATCGGCATCCGGGTGCTCGACGCGCTCAGGCACGCGCACTCCGCGGGGATCCTGCACCGCGACATCAAGCCCGGCAACGTGCTGCTGACCCAGGACCGGGTGGTCCTGACCGACTTCGGCATCGCGGCCATCGAGGGCGACGTGACGATCACGCAGACCGGGCTGCTCATGGGGTCGCCCGCGTACATCCCGCCGGAGCGCCTGTCCGGGCAGGCGATCACGCAGGCGGCCGACCTGTGGTCGTTCGGCGCGACGCTGTACGCCGCGCTCGAGGGGCGGCCCCCGTACGAGGGGCCCGATCCGGTGGCGGTGCTCGGCGCGGTGCTCACGCAGGATCCGATCGCGCCCCAGCGGGCCGGCTCGCTGACGCCGGTGATCGAGGGCCTGCTGCGCAAGGACCCGGCCCAGCGGCTGACCTCCGACCAGGTCATCGAGATGCTGGAGGCGGTGCTGCGCGCGCACGGCTCCGTCCGGCCGCGCCCGGCCGAGCCGCCGCCCGTCACCGGGCCCGCTCCGGGGGACACGCCGGCCTCCGGGCTGCTGGAGTCCCCGTCGGGGCCCCATCTGGCGAACATGCCGTCGCGGATCGTGGAGACGCCCTCGGGTCCGATCCGGGTGCCGTACGACCCGCTGAGCAGCCCGTCCGGCGGTCACGCGATGCCGTACGACGGCCTGACGAGCCCCTCCGGCAGCCACCGGACCGACCAGCTGGTGCCGCCGCCGCCCGAGTTCGGCGGCCCGTCGGGGGCCCGGTCCGCTTTCGGCATGCCCTCGGGCCCGCACCGGGTCCCCAGGGGCCAGGGCGACGACTCCGGCCCGCAGCCCGCGCCGATCCTGCCGCTGACCACGGACAGCCGTACGTCCTCCACCGCCACTCCGTGGCCGCTGGCCTCGGCCGAGGACCTGCGCGAGCAGTCGCGTGACCTGTCGCGCGACCTCGGCCACAACCGGCTGGCCACGCTGCCCAGCACGGCTCCGCGCACCGGCAAGAGCCGGCGCAGGCCCGACGAGGACGACGGGACCTGGGTTCGCCGCGGGCGGCCGACGCCGCTCACGATCATCAGCGCGGTCCTGGCGGTGGCCGCCGTCGTGGCCGCGGTCGTGTTCTTCATGCCGAGCGGGTCGCCCTCCCAGGTGACGGCCACGCCGCGGACCGCGACGTCCGCATCCGCCGAACCCGGGAACGCCGAGCCCTCGCCGATACCGTCGGGCTACACCGAGCACGGCACGGCCGGGTTCGCCGCCGCCGTGCCCGCGGGCTGGAAGCCGGCGACGTCGGGCGGGGTGACCACGTTCAGCGGGCCGAAGGACTCCGGCATGCGGATCATGGTGCAGAAGGTGAGCCCGCAGACCGACGGAGGGCTGTCCGAGCTGGGCCGCCAGGAGGCCAAGGGCGGCGTGGAGGGCTACATCCAGGTGCAGCTCCAGGCCGTCGGCTACCGCGGCTGGCAGGCCGCCGACTGGGAGTACACCTACACCACGGCCAGCGGTGTCCCCATGCACGCGCTCACCCGGTACGTCACGATCGACGACATCACCGCGTACAAGATCACCTTCGATCTGCCCGAGCTCAAGTGGGACGACCAGGCGGAGACCCGCAAGGTGTTCCTGGACACGTTCCGGCGGGATGGCTGA
- a CDS encoding Cmx/CmrA family chloramphenicol efflux MFS transporter, translating into MPLAIYILGLSIFAQGTSELMLAGLLPEMAADLRVSVPEAGLLISAFAIGMLVGAPVLAVLTLRWPRRTALLTFIAVFVLSHVAGALTSSYTVVFATRVVGAFVYAGFWAVAASTAVGLVPANARGKAMSVLAGGLTVATIIGLSLGTVIGQHLGWRAAFWAVAALSALAGAGVLATIPGGRPDASATPRVSVELRSMINPRLWLAYGTTALATGALLASFSYLSVLLVDTTGLEPAWVPAVLALYGVGSLIGITIGGRTADARPFPSLYLGVAGLIVCSVALALTASVPVAAIAMIFLLGAFGFGMNPALNTRVFSLAKDAPTLAAAVNVSSFNVGITVGPWLGGLAIGAGLGYPSVAWIGAAIGVLALATVAVAAALHRSPAPERGRVPSAV; encoded by the coding sequence ATGCCCTTGGCCATCTACATATTGGGCCTTTCGATCTTCGCTCAGGGCACTTCCGAGCTCATGCTGGCCGGGCTGCTCCCGGAGATGGCCGCCGACCTGCGGGTGTCCGTGCCCGAGGCGGGGCTGCTGATCTCGGCGTTCGCCATCGGGATGCTGGTGGGCGCACCGGTGCTGGCCGTCCTCACGCTGCGCTGGCCACGGCGTACGGCGCTGCTGACGTTCATCGCGGTCTTCGTCCTGTCGCACGTCGCGGGCGCGCTGACGTCGAGCTACACCGTGGTGTTCGCCACCCGCGTCGTGGGCGCGTTCGTGTACGCGGGCTTCTGGGCCGTGGCGGCGAGCACGGCGGTCGGCCTGGTGCCCGCCAACGCCCGGGGCAAGGCGATGAGCGTGCTGGCCGGCGGCCTGACGGTCGCCACCATCATCGGGTTGTCCCTGGGCACGGTCATCGGCCAGCACCTCGGCTGGCGGGCCGCGTTCTGGGCGGTCGCGGCGCTGTCGGCGCTGGCCGGGGCGGGCGTGCTCGCCACCATCCCGGGCGGCCGCCCGGACGCCTCCGCGACCCCGCGCGTCTCCGTCGAGCTGCGCTCCATGATCAACCCCCGGCTCTGGCTCGCGTACGGCACGACCGCGCTGGCCACGGGAGCCCTGCTGGCCTCCTTCAGCTACCTGAGCGTGCTGCTGGTCGACACCACGGGCCTGGAGCCGGCCTGGGTGCCCGCGGTCCTGGCGCTCTACGGAGTCGGCTCGCTGATCGGGATCACCATCGGCGGCCGGACCGCCGACGCGCGGCCGTTCCCGTCCCTGTACCTCGGCGTCGCCGGCCTGATCGTCTGCTCGGTGGCGCTGGCCCTGACCGCGTCCGTCCCCGTGGCGGCCATCGCGATGATCTTCCTGCTGGGCGCGTTCGGCTTCGGCATGAACCCCGCCCTGAACACCCGCGTCTTCTCCCTGGCCAAGGACGCCCCCACCCTGGCGGCCGCGGTGAACGTCTCCTCCTTCAACGTCGGCATCACCGTCGGCCCCTGGCTCGGCGGGCTGGCCATCGGCGCGGGCCTCGGCTACCCGTCCGTCGCCTGGATCGGGGCCGCGATCGGCGTGCTCGCCCTGGCCACCGTGGCCGTGGCGGCCGCCCTGCACCGCTCGCCGGCGCCGGAGCGCGGTCGGGTACCTTCGGCCGTATGA
- a CDS encoding YlbE family protein yields MSPLSAPSRVVTVGAGLLDEALRAQAVETTPVSWRPPLPGTAEALAAVLADPRRQAANELAASRLTSARPHLVGVRRASEVLAPGTFLHAGPPITWERASGPMRGALIGAMLLEGLAADEHEAGRRLAAGEIALRPCHEHATVGPMAGVVSPSMWLFEVRDDEHGGTAYCSLNEGLGKVLRYGAYGPEVLERLRWMDAVLGPALAATLERTGPIDLRSLMAQALQMGDELHNRNRAATSLLLRELAPAVVEAVPGAAAEVLRFINGNDHFFLNGAMAAAKVSTDAARDVPGSSMVVAMARNGTDFGVQVSGLGGRWFTGPAGVPDGLYLGSYGPDDANPDIGDSTITETSGLGGFAMAAAPAIVRFVGGEVSDAVRATRSMYEITLAEHPVFQIPGLGFRGTPVGIDVTLVARTGLLPVVNTGIAGRVPGTGQVGAGLVKPPVEAFTTALIALAEQAI; encoded by the coding sequence ATGAGTCCGCTGTCCGCTCCGTCCCGCGTCGTCACGGTGGGCGCGGGCCTGCTCGACGAGGCGCTCAGGGCGCAGGCCGTCGAGACGACGCCGGTGTCCTGGCGCCCGCCGCTGCCCGGCACCGCCGAGGCCCTGGCCGCGGTGCTCGCCGACCCGCGCCGGCAGGCCGCGAACGAGCTGGCCGCGAGCAGGCTGACCTCCGCCCGCCCGCACCTGGTCGGAGTGCGCCGGGCCTCGGAGGTGCTGGCGCCGGGAACGTTCCTGCACGCGGGGCCGCCCATCACGTGGGAGCGCGCGTCGGGCCCGATGCGCGGCGCGCTGATCGGCGCGATGCTGCTGGAGGGCCTGGCCGCCGACGAGCACGAGGCGGGGCGCAGGCTGGCGGCGGGCGAGATCGCACTGCGTCCGTGCCACGAGCACGCCACCGTGGGCCCGATGGCGGGCGTGGTGAGCCCGTCCATGTGGCTGTTCGAGGTGCGCGACGACGAGCACGGCGGCACCGCGTACTGCTCGCTGAACGAGGGCCTGGGCAAGGTGCTCCGTTACGGCGCCTACGGGCCCGAGGTGCTGGAGCGGCTGCGCTGGATGGACGCGGTGCTCGGCCCCGCCCTGGCGGCGACGCTGGAGCGCACGGGGCCGATCGACCTGCGCTCGCTGATGGCGCAGGCCCTGCAGATGGGCGACGAGCTGCACAACCGCAACCGCGCCGCCACCTCGCTCCTGCTGCGCGAGCTGGCCCCGGCCGTGGTCGAGGCCGTCCCGGGGGCGGCCGCGGAGGTGCTGCGGTTCATCAACGGCAACGACCACTTCTTCCTGAACGGCGCCATGGCCGCCGCCAAGGTGAGCACCGACGCCGCCCGCGACGTGCCCGGCTCGTCCATGGTCGTCGCCATGGCCAGGAACGGCACCGACTTCGGCGTCCAGGTCTCGGGGCTGGGCGGGCGATGGTTCACGGGGCCGGCTGGCGTGCCCGACGGGCTCTATCTCGGCTCGTACGGGCCGGACGACGCGAACCCGGACATCGGCGACTCCACGATCACGGAGACCTCGGGGCTGGGCGGGTTCGCGATGGCGGCGGCGCCGGCCATCGTGCGGTTCGTGGGCGGCGAGGTGTCCGACGCGGTTCGGGCCACCCGTTCCATGTACGAGATCACGCTCGCGGAGCACCCGGTGTTCCAGATTCCGGGGCTCGGCTTCCGCGGCACGCCGGTCGGGATCGATGTAACTCTCGTCGCGAGAACGGGCCTGCTGCCCGTGGTCAACACCGGCATCGCGGGCCGCGTCCCGGGAACCGGTCAAGTAGGAGCAGGCCTGGTCAAACCCCCTGTAGAGGCATTCACCACTGCATTGATCGCATTGGCGGAACAAGCCATCTGA
- a CDS encoding FdrA family protein, which yields MSAETVLVRKGAYVDSISLMRISRALTEMSGVEAAMVAMATELNLAVLRDLGFTVPQAGPGDLLIAVRARDAGAAIEEADRQLASFRHPEGGTADQPPLTTRSAAGTPADLVLVSTPGEHAFAEALDAIQAGLPVMIFSDGVPVAQERRLKELAEAADVLVMGPDCGTALIGGVGLGFANVLSPGPVGVVAASGTGAQQVTSLLDWAGTGVSHVLGVGGRDLSAEVGGLSTLRALRMLDEDPATELIVLISKPPSPEVARTVREAVGGLRTPVVPALLPEPDLTEAAERALRALGRPVPEWPSWPAWSGKQGPAKAIKGIYSGGTLSTEAALVAGQGDFVDYGDDAYTRGRAHPMIDPTLRVEALARAQETDLVLMDVVLGHGADPDPAASLAHAVARTPATVVIALIGTEGDPQDLHRQAAAFREAGAAVFTSNAQAARHARSLV from the coding sequence ATGAGCGCCGAGACGGTGCTGGTACGGAAGGGCGCGTACGTCGACTCCATCTCCCTGATGCGCATAAGTCGGGCGCTGACCGAAATGTCGGGCGTGGAGGCCGCCATGGTCGCCATGGCCACCGAGCTGAACCTCGCCGTCCTCCGCGACCTGGGCTTCACGGTCCCGCAGGCCGGGCCCGGCGACCTGCTGATAGCCGTGCGCGCCCGCGACGCCGGCGCGGCCATCGAGGAGGCCGACCGGCAGCTCGCGAGCTTCCGTCACCCAGAGGGGGGCACGGCCGACCAGCCCCCGCTGACCACCCGCTCGGCCGCCGGCACGCCTGCCGACCTGGTGCTGGTCTCCACTCCCGGCGAGCACGCCTTCGCCGAGGCGCTGGACGCCATCCAGGCCGGGCTCCCCGTCATGATCTTCAGCGACGGCGTCCCCGTGGCCCAGGAACGGCGGCTCAAGGAGCTCGCGGAGGCCGCGGACGTCCTCGTGATGGGCCCCGACTGCGGCACCGCCCTGATCGGCGGCGTCGGCCTGGGCTTCGCGAACGTCCTCAGCCCCGGCCCCGTCGGCGTGGTGGCCGCGTCCGGCACCGGGGCCCAGCAGGTGACGTCCCTGCTCGACTGGGCCGGCACCGGCGTCAGCCACGTGCTCGGCGTGGGCGGCAGGGACCTGTCGGCCGAGGTGGGCGGCCTGTCCACGCTGCGGGCCCTGCGCATGCTGGACGAGGACCCGGCCACCGAGCTGATCGTGCTGATCTCCAAGCCGCCGTCCCCCGAGGTGGCGCGGACCGTGCGGGAGGCCGTGGGAGGCCTGCGCACGCCGGTGGTGCCCGCGCTGCTCCCCGAGCCGGACCTGACGGAGGCGGCCGAGCGGGCGCTGCGCGCGCTCGGCCGGCCGGTGCCCGAGTGGCCCTCCTGGCCCGCGTGGTCGGGCAAGCAGGGCCCGGCCAAGGCCATCAAGGGCATCTATTCCGGCGGGACGCTCAGCACCGAGGCCGCGCTGGTGGCCGGCCAGGGCGACTTCGTGGACTACGGGGACGACGCCTACACCAGGGGCCGGGCGCATCCCATGATCGACCCGACCCTGCGCGTCGAGGCGCTGGCCCGCGCCCAGGAGACGGACCTGGTGCTCATGGACGTCGTGCTCGGCCACGGCGCCGACCCCGACCCGGCCGCCTCGCTCGCGCACGCCGTGGCCCGCACCCCCGCCACCGTCGTGATCGCGCTCATCGGGACCGAAGGCGACCCGCAGGACCTGCACCGCCAGGCCGCCGCCTTCCGCGAGGCGGGCGCGGCCGTCTTCACCTCCAACGCCCAGGCCGCCCGGCACGCCAGGAGCCTCGTATGA
- a CDS encoding PucR family transcriptional regulator, with protein sequence MEPPVRLASTGTIIHGVSVGEVLGVSTLAEARLIAGESGLGRIVQRLNVMEVPDILAWVKPHELLLTTGYPLRNTPQSLGRLVADLDERGLSALAIKLGRYVDELPDEMVEQADRLGFPLILLPNDVGFDDILNQVLTDILNRQAAVLARAEEAHRALVQVVLAGGGLNEVAAEVSQLLDVSVAAVDGSGRVLATAGPAEHVAVLRESISREGPPRTPASGRARSFASVPVLAGGHHHGRIVAYSPSGAIRDSDVGILERAATVAALVVTRQEAVNAVESKYRADFLRDVLTGRAGTAERVTARARAFGWDLARPVTVLVAELDPDGDERSAQDRLVACWTAAMRRHDPRGAVAGFSHEVVAVVDASIDATRIAKDAASAFADVPPATFSTGSSRPSPGAETLPEAYSQALKAARVGRQLHGPGAVAHFDQLGVYRLLSLVNDTDELHAFVRETLGPLAADADAENADLRRTLQVLLETNLNVAETARRLHFHYNTLRYRIGKLERLLGNFTDDPHLRLNLTLALHVLRMRGI encoded by the coding sequence ATGGAGCCCCCCGTCCGTCTCGCCAGCACCGGGACGATCATTCACGGTGTTTCCGTCGGAGAGGTGCTCGGCGTCTCCACCCTCGCCGAGGCCAGGCTGATCGCGGGGGAGAGCGGGCTGGGCCGCATCGTGCAGCGGCTGAACGTCATGGAGGTCCCCGACATCCTGGCCTGGGTCAAGCCGCACGAACTGCTGCTGACCACCGGCTACCCGCTGCGCAACACGCCGCAGTCGCTCGGCCGGCTGGTCGCCGACCTGGACGAGCGCGGGCTGTCGGCGCTGGCGATCAAGCTCGGCCGTTATGTGGACGAGCTGCCCGACGAGATGGTCGAGCAGGCCGACCGGCTCGGCTTCCCGCTCATCCTGCTGCCGAACGACGTCGGGTTCGACGACATCCTCAACCAGGTGCTGACCGACATCCTCAACCGCCAGGCCGCCGTGCTCGCCCGCGCCGAGGAGGCGCACCGGGCGCTGGTGCAGGTGGTGCTGGCCGGCGGCGGGCTCAACGAGGTGGCCGCCGAGGTGTCCCAGCTGCTCGACGTGTCGGTGGCGGCCGTGGACGGCTCGGGCCGGGTGCTGGCCACCGCGGGGCCGGCCGAGCACGTGGCCGTCCTGCGCGAGTCGATCTCCCGGGAGGGCCCGCCCCGTACGCCGGCCTCGGGCCGGGCGCGGTCGTTCGCCTCGGTCCCCGTGCTGGCCGGCGGCCACCACCACGGGAGGATCGTCGCCTACAGCCCGTCCGGGGCGATCCGCGACAGCGACGTCGGCATCCTCGAACGCGCCGCCACCGTGGCCGCGCTCGTCGTCACCCGGCAGGAGGCGGTCAACGCCGTCGAGAGCAAGTACCGCGCCGACTTCCTGCGCGACGTGCTCACCGGCCGGGCGGGCACGGCCGAGCGGGTCACGGCCAGGGCGCGGGCGTTCGGGTGGGACCTGGCGCGGCCGGTGACCGTACTGGTGGCCGAGCTGGACCCGGACGGCGACGAGCGCAGCGCGCAGGACCGGTTGGTGGCGTGCTGGACGGCGGCGATGCGCCGGCACGACCCGCGCGGGGCGGTGGCGGGGTTCTCGCACGAGGTGGTGGCCGTGGTGGACGCCTCGATCGACGCGACCCGGATCGCCAAGGACGCGGCCTCGGCCTTCGCCGACGTGCCGCCCGCGACGTTCTCGACCGGCAGCTCCCGGCCCAGCCCGGGGGCGGAGACGCTGCCGGAGGCGTACTCGCAGGCGCTGAAGGCGGCCCGGGTGGGCCGCCAGCTGCACGGGCCCGGCGCCGTCGCCCACTTCGACCAGCTCGGCGTCTACCGGCTGCTGTCCCTGGTCAACGACACCGACGAGCTGCACGCCTTCGTACGCGAGACGCTCGGCCCGCTGGCCGCCGACGCCGACGCCGAGAACGCCGACCTCCGCCGCACCCTCCAGGTGCTCTTGGAGACCAACCTGAACGTGGCCGAGACGGCGCGGCGCCTCCACTTCCACTACAACACCCTGCGCTACCGGATCGGGAAGCTGGAGCGCCTGCTCGGCAACTTCACCGACGACCCGCATCTGCGCCTCAACCTGACCCTGGCCCTGCACGTGCTGCGGATGCGCGGCATCTAG
- a CDS encoding MOSC domain-containing protein codes for MKLASIHFYPVKSTAGHQVHEAEVQPWGLADDRRYLITDEHGELLTARQEPRLLACVARVEGGSLTLTGPHAAPLRVTPTAVTSTVAVGRTHVELTDCGDDAADWLSGLAGRPVRLKWLDDPTRRPVNPEYGRPDDRVSLADGYPLLLTSSASLAQLNDWIVETALERGEEAPRPLPMHRFRPNVVIDGVGTPFAEDEWKRVRIGAVDFRVSKLCDRCVLTTIDTSTYTKGKEPIRTLSRHRRWDGKVWFGVNLIPDVPGRIVQGDSVTIH; via the coding sequence ATGAAACTGGCGAGCATCCACTTCTACCCCGTCAAGTCCACCGCGGGGCACCAGGTTCACGAGGCCGAGGTGCAGCCGTGGGGGCTCGCCGACGACCGCCGCTACCTGATCACCGACGAGCACGGCGAGCTCCTGACGGCCCGTCAGGAGCCCCGCCTGCTGGCCTGCGTGGCCCGGGTCGAGGGCGGCTCGCTCACGCTGACCGGCCCGCACGCCGCCCCGCTGCGGGTCACGCCGACCGCCGTCACGTCCACGGTCGCCGTGGGGCGCACCCACGTGGAGCTCACCGACTGCGGCGACGACGCGGCGGACTGGCTGTCCGGGCTGGCGGGCCGGCCCGTCCGGCTCAAGTGGCTCGACGACCCGACCCGCCGGCCGGTCAATCCGGAGTACGGGCGGCCGGACGACCGGGTGAGCCTGGCCGACGGCTATCCGCTGCTGCTCACGTCCAGCGCCTCGCTCGCCCAGCTCAACGACTGGATCGTGGAGACCGCGCTGGAGCGCGGCGAGGAGGCGCCGCGGCCGCTGCCCATGCACCGGTTCCGGCCGAACGTGGTGATCGACGGCGTCGGCACGCCGTTCGCGGAGGACGAGTGGAAGCGGGTCCGCATCGGCGCGGTGGACTTCCGGGTGAGCAAGCTGTGCGACCGGTGCGTGCTGACCACGATCGACACCTCCACGTACACGAAGGGCAAGGAGCCCATCAGGACGCTTTCGCGGCATCGCAGGTGGGACGGCAAGGTGTGGTTCGGCGTCAACCTGATCCCGGACGTGCCCGGACGCATCGTCCAGGGAGATTCAGTCACCATTCACTGA
- a CDS encoding DUF2877 domain-containing protein, with protein MTVSTHARRTRIQARVQARSHVTGAASTAVRPVLESPRRPARVLAAFPAGVYLEVRTDLEPSVIAVITGTATRLPNSVLLAGPLPGVTVGDEASVGDRSIELGPLSLGVRRWWDPAPPLGRIDRDRLEQAAARFGDPPRPGLAGNGAVELLADSCAKGWLLGAVTAAEQLMGLGPGLTPSGDDVLAGLLVTLRRLGAAAGADRAVRLAGWLAATVTFDARTRTTPISATLLHCAARGESSPEVTAVLRGVTGDQPLEPALRRLHSLGHTSGSDLAQGVAIGVSAVLTLGGPR; from the coding sequence GTGACCGTAAGCACTCATGCGAGGCGTACCCGCATCCAGGCTCGCGTCCAGGCCCGCAGCCACGTCACGGGTGCGGCCAGCACGGCGGTACGCCCCGTCCTGGAGTCGCCGCGCCGCCCCGCCCGGGTGCTCGCCGCGTTCCCGGCGGGGGTCTATCTCGAGGTCAGGACCGATCTCGAGCCTTCGGTGATCGCCGTCATCACGGGGACGGCCACCCGGCTGCCCAACTCCGTACTGCTGGCCGGCCCGCTGCCGGGCGTCACGGTGGGTGACGAGGCCTCGGTGGGTGACCGCAGCATCGAGCTGGGCCCGCTGAGCCTGGGCGTGCGCCGCTGGTGGGACCCCGCCCCGCCGCTGGGCCGGATCGATCGGGACCGGCTCGAACAGGCCGCCGCCCGCTTCGGCGACCCGCCGCGACCGGGGCTGGCCGGGAACGGCGCCGTCGAGCTGCTGGCCGACAGCTGCGCGAAGGGCTGGCTGCTGGGGGCCGTGACGGCGGCCGAGCAGCTCATGGGCCTGGGGCCCGGCCTGACGCCGAGCGGCGACGACGTCCTGGCGGGCCTGCTGGTGACGCTGCGGCGCCTGGGCGCGGCGGCCGGGGCCGACCGGGCGGTCCGGCTGGCCGGCTGGCTGGCGGCGACCGTGACGTTCGACGCGAGGACGCGTACGACGCCCATTTCGGCCACGCTCCTGCACTGCGCGGCCAGGGGTGAGAGCAGCCCCGAGGTGACCGCGGTGCTGCGCGGCGTCACGGGCGACCAGCCCCTCGAACCGGCCCTGCGCCGCCTCCACAGCCTCGGCCACACCTCGGGCTCCGACCTGGCCCAGGGCGTCGCCATCGGCGTGAGCGCCGTCCTCACGCTGGGCGGGCCCCGATGA